Proteins encoded together in one Lathyrus oleraceus cultivar Zhongwan6 chromosome 5, CAAS_Psat_ZW6_1.0, whole genome shotgun sequence window:
- the LOC127082178 gene encoding secreted RxLR effector protein 161-like: MHDSKKGFIPMQHGLCLSKTQSPSTKEEREHMNKIPYASAIGSIMYAMLCTRPDVSYALSTTSRYQSDPGDAHWVAVKNILKYLRRTKESFLIYGGQEELAVIGYTDASFQTDKDDFRSQSGYVFCLNGGAVSWKSSKQDTVADSTTEAEYIAASSAAKESKSQSNSGVKLTSKDIDSDSEDESEPENDSENSGDLDSGDLDSDGDLDSGGSPDYKLF; the protein is encoded by the exons atgcatgattccaagaaaggattcatacctatgcaacatggcctgtgtctatcaaaaacacaatccccttcaactaaggaagaaagggaacacatgaataagattccatatgcatctgcaataggatctatcatgtatgccatgttatgtactcgaccagatgtctcgtatgctttaagtacaacgagtaggtaccaatctgatcctggtgatgcccattgggtagctgttaagaatatccttaagtacttgagaaggactaaggaatcattcttgatatatggaggtcaggaagagttggctgtaattggttacactgatgctagcttccagacagataaggatgactttagatcgcaatctggttatgtgttttgcttaaacggtggcgctgtgagctggaaaagttcaaagcaagatacagttgctgattctacaaccgaggccgagtatattgctgcctcaagtgcagcaaaggaa AgcaagtctcaatccaactccGGTGTAAAGTTAACTTCTAAAGAtattgattctgattctgaagatgagtcagagcCTGAAAATGATTCTGAGA ATTCTGGTGATCTAGATTCTGGTGATCTAGATTCTGATGGTGATTTAGATTCTGGTGGTAGTCCAGATTATAAGTTATTCTAG